From Carya illinoinensis cultivar Pawnee chromosome 5, C.illinoinensisPawnee_v1, whole genome shotgun sequence, one genomic window encodes:
- the LOC122309753 gene encoding potassium transporter 6-like, translating into MDLEPGVYQKHAKRESWKTLLTLAYQSIGVVYGDLSISPLYVYKNTFAEDIGHSETNEEIYGVLSLVFWTLTLVPLLKYVFIVLRADDNGEGGTFALYSLLCRHARVSSLPNCQVADKELSEYKKESIGSAPETGYGSRLKSTLEKHKVLQRFLLVLALIGACMVIGDGVLTPAISVFSAISGLELSVSKEHHKYVEVPVACIILIGLFALQHYGTHRIGFLFAPIVLTWLLCISAIGIYNIFHWNPHIYQAFSPCYMYRFLRKTQSKGWMSLGGILLCITGSEAMFADLGHFSQLSIKIAFTSVVYPALILAYMGQAAYLSKHHLIETVGFYVSVPENLRWPVLVIAVLAAVVGSQAIITGTFSIIKQCSALGCFPKVKIVHTSSKVHGRIYIPEINWILMLLCLAVTVGFRDTKRLGNASGLAVITVMLVTTCLMSLIIVLCWHQNVFLAICFVFFFGTIEALYFSASIIKFHEGAWVAIAIAFIFMIIMFVWYYGTVKKYEFDVQNKVSINWLLSLGPSLGIVRVRGIGLIHTDLVSGIPAIFSHFVTNLPAFHQVLVFLCIKYVPVPHVKPEERFLVGHIGPKEFRLYRCIVRYGYRDIHKDDTEFEKDLVCSIAEFIRSGSTGPKETVEDLGKDEDKMTVVGMCSTHADGIQISEDDVSNIESAGTSEHREIKSPPVIQPRKRVRFVVPESPKIDASAKEELQELMEAREAGIAYILGHSYMKAKRGSSMLKKLVINYGYEFLRRNSRAETYAFSHPHASTLEVGMVYHV; encoded by the exons ATGGATCTGGAACCTGGGGTTTATCAAAAACATGCTAAG AGAGAGTCATGGAAGACATTACTGACTCTGGCTTATCAGAGTATTGGCGTTGTCTATGGAGATTTGAGTATTTCACCTCTATACGTTTATAAAAACACATTCGCTGAAGATATCGGACACTCGGAAACCAATGAAGAGATTTATGGCGTGCTGTCCCTTGTGTTCTGGACCCTCACTTTGGTTCCTTTGCTGAAATACGTGTTTATTGTGCTTAGAGCTGACGATAATGGCGAGGGAGGAACATTTGCTCTGTACTCGTTGCTGTGTCGACACGCCAGAGTCAGCTCACTGCCCAATTGCCAGGTGGCAGACAAGGAGCTCTCGGAATACAAGAAGGAAAGCATTGGGTCGGCCCCAGAGACCGGTTATGGGTCGAGATTGAAGTCTACATTGGAGAAGCACAAGGTTTTGCAAAGATTTCTTCTTGTTCTGGCTTTGATTGGTGCTTGCATGGTGATTGGAGATGGTGTGCTCACACCAGCTATTTCTG TTTTCTCTGCGATATCTGGACTCGAGCTTTCGGTGTCAAAAGAGCATCACAAAT ATGTTGAAGTTCCAGTTGCATGCATCATACTGATAGGCTTGTTTGCTCTTCAACATTATGGCACCCACAGGATTGGGTTCTTGTTTGCTCCTATAGTTTTGACATGGCTTTTGTGCATTAGTGCCATTGGgatatataacatatttcatTGGAACCCGCATATCTATCAGGCATTTTCTCCATGTTACATGTATCGATTTTTAAGGAAAACTCAAAGCAAAGGTTGGATGTCCCTGGGTGGAATCCTTTTGTGCATAACAG GTTCGGAAGCCATGTTTGCCGATCTTGGACACTTTTCACAGTTATCAATCAAG ATTGCTTTCACGTCTGTGGTTTATCCAGCTTTGATTCTTGCATACATGGGGCAGGCTGCATATCTATCTAAGCATCATTTAATTGAGACTGTCGGATTTTATGTATCTGTACCTG AGAACTTAAGATGGCCTGTTCTGGTAATAGCTGTACTTGCTGCAGTGGTAGgaagccaagccatcatcactGGAACTTTCTCTATCATTAAACAATGTTCCGCACTGGGTTGCTTCCCAAAAGTGAAAATTGTCCACACATCATCCAAAGTTCATGGAAGGATTTACATCCCTGAGATCAACTGGATCTTGATGCTGTTATGCTTGGCTGTTACTGTTGGTTTCAGAGACACAAAGCGCTTGGGTAATGCATCAG GTTTAGCAGTCATCACTGTCATGTTGGTCACCACCTGCTTAATGTCTCTAATTATCGTCCTATGTTGGCATCAGAATGTCTTCCTTGCAATTTGCTTCGTATTCTTTTTTGGAACAATTGAAGCTCTCTATTTCTCAGCTTCTATCATCAAGTTCCATGAGGGAGCCTGGGTCGCTATCGCCATTGCGTTCATCTTCATGATCATCATGTTCGTTTGGTACTATGGCACTGTGAAGAAGTATGAGTTTGATGTGCAAAATAAGGTCTCCATCAACTGGCTACTTAGCCTGGGTCCCAGCCTAGGCATTGTACGAGTCCGGGGCATTGGCCTCATACATACTGATCTGGTCTCTGGAATCCCAGCAATCTTTTCCCACTTTGTCACCAACCTTCCTGCCTTCCACCAGGTCTTAGTTTTTCTTTGCATCAAATATGTCCCTGTCCCGCATGTGAAGCCTGAGGAGCGGTTTCTAGTTGGCCACATTGGCCCCAAAGAGTTCAGGCTCTACAGGTGCATTGTAAGATATGGATATCGTGATATTCACAAGGATGACACTGAGTTTGAGAAGGATCTTGTATGCAGTATAGCAGAGTTCATACGCTCCGGGAGCACTGGACCTAAGGAAACAGTTGAAGACTTGGGGAAGGATGAAGATAAAATGACAGTCGTTGGGATGTGTTCTACTCATGCAGATGGAATCCAAATAAGCGAGGATGATGTGAGCAATATAGAGTCAGCTGGTACATCAGAACATAGGGAGATAAAGTCACCACCGGTGATACAACCAAGAAAAAGGGTAAGGTTTGTCGTGCCGGAGAGCCCAAAGATAGACGCAAGTGCCAAGGAAGAATTGCAGGAGCTGATGGAAGCTAGAGAAGCTGGGATAGCTTACATACTGGGGCACTCATACATGAAAGCAAAGCGAGGATCGAGCATGCTGAAGAAACTTGTAATCAACTATGGGTATGAATTCCTGCGGAGGAACAGCCGTGCAGAGACCTATGCATTTAGTCATCCGCATGCATCTACTTTGGAGGTAGGGATGGTCTACCATGTTTGA